In Jaculus jaculus isolate mJacJac1 chromosome 2, mJacJac1.mat.Y.cur, whole genome shotgun sequence, the genomic window CCTCTACAAACATTTCCTCTTGTTTCCCAGATGTGTAAAAATGGGGTTTTACTGTATATATTTTTAGTTGTGTAAAAAATCCTTTGTGGTCATTCATCAACTAGGTTTTAAATGTGTTTAAATTTTCACCCAAACAATAGGAAAAGatggatttacatggctaataAAGATATCATGTGGGTaagattgttgttgttgttttctgcttTTGGCTTTTAAGAAAGATGTACTAAATTCAGCAAGAACTGATGCAAGGGGTGTGCTTTCACTTGTCCTTCAAGAGTCAACCCTGGTAGCATTGGACATGATCCTTAGCTACATTTTCCAGGTTAGCCATGTGCTTCGTATCTTCCCGCTGGCAAGTCTATCAccctgagaggtggaggcagcccACTATGGCCATTAGCATACTAGCTGCCTATAGTTCCACAATGGCTTTGGACTCTGGACTAACTGTGGACAAGCAAGCAAAATGTAACTGCTGCTATACTTGAGCCACCTTCTGGCTGTGAAAGGTGGAAAAGACTAAACAAAGCTGTCTACATTCTGATTCTGAAGGCTTCAATGCTATATACATTGTTAGTATTATTAAACAGAAAGATAGCAAGGCTGAAATGTAGCAGAATAGCCTGTTTAATTAAGGGTTAACTATTATTAACACAGAACGCCATGCTACCttactcggggggggggggtctcttttTTTCTAGATACTAGAGAtttgtttttaggttttgttttgcttacaTGCTCACATTTTAGCAAATATTTTAGTCAGACAATAGCACATCTTCAAAATATACTGATCTGAAATTATGGTTTTTCTAAGAAATCACTATCATCTCTCCAAACTGCAttctaaatacatttaaaattttaatcatgAATCTATTTCGTGGctagtgaaaaatttaaaacttgagTTTTTCACAAAcatttcataaaatttatattCTATTGCAGATTTGTAAAACTCAATGAGCCAAATGTCAAATTGCTATTGGACAAATATGAAAATTTCAAGATCTAAAAGAAACCTGAAAATGGGGCTTGTAAAACCTTATTATTAATCATGGCTTTCCTATGTGAAGTAACGCTTAGACTATGACAACTGGCAGTGGACCAGGAAAAGCAGCCAGGTAGACATAACTGAACATGAATGGTTCTGAAGCTCTTTTAAGAAGCTAGTTCCTACTTTACACTGGCTTAATGAAACCTGGTACTCACAAAAGAAGATAGTTTTATGTTACCTTGAAGTAGgcactaaaataaaaatgttcgaAGGCAGGGCTACACAGCCACCTCTGCAACAGACCCTACTGAAATGCCTGATGGAAGCGTGGCAGGGTGGTGCTGGTGCTCAAGCTGCTGGTGAAAGCTGCTGACAGTGAATGCAGAGAGCCAAGCCCTACAGTGTTGGCAGGATCCTGAAGGTCCTGCGCTTGTTGGGGGAGCTGGGAAACAGAAGAATGGGCTTCATCCTGGGAATAGCTCATTCCAAGGCTCCCCACTGAGAGAGGATTATAGGGAGGACCATTTAATGGTATGAAATTGAACAACTGAGAAAAATCCAATGCTGGTGTGTTGATGGGGTCACTAATAGAAATAGAACTTTTTGATAGGGAGAGGTCCCCTGTACCATCATCTAGGGACCCACTCTGGGGCTCTAACCCTAGCTTAGATGATGATGCTTGAGAATCCTGGGATGAAGAGGGCACACCCCCTTGTAACTCCATCAGGTAgctctctatttctccctttaATGGCTGTTCTTTTTCAGGAATAGAAATTGCATATGAGGTAGAACTGAATGGATATTTGAAAGAAAGGTGGTGAGAGGGATGAACAGCATCCATATCTATGGGGCACGTCATTCCCAAAGGTAAAGTTGTGATCATTTGGTGAGCAGATCCTGAGCTCTGCATGGACTGAAATGGAGTGTTGTAGAGGTTTAACTGCAAAGTGTTTGTGAATGGCTTTGACAACAGTTCACTGGAAGGTAAGGACATCACCGGAAGGAGTTCATCTTTTATAGGCACGGACACGTTGCAGGTGAATGGGTCCAGGAAATCTACCGGTTCAGTTTTGACCTTCAGAAGCTCCTGATTGTGACTCTTCTTCATATGTCGAGTGAGGTGATCCTTTCGTCCAAATCTCTGTGCACAGTACTGACAGAGGAAGTCCTTTCTTcctgtgtgcaccaccatgtgtctTCGGACATCCTTCCGGGTGTAGAATCGGCGGTCACAATGCTCACATTGGTGCTTTTTCTCCTTCACCCCCCCAGATGACTTTCCTGCATGAGATTTAAGGTGCTCCAGGAGCACACCCGTGCTTTCAAAAGTCTGCAAACATACCTTGCAGGTGAGGTCGCCACTGGTAGCAGCATGCAAGGCCAAATGTCGTTTAAACCCAAGCTTGGTGTTGTAGTTCTTGCCACACTCTTCGCATTTGAATGTCTCTTTGTTGGGGTCATGTGTATGGAGGTGATTCTTCAGGTGATCTTTCCGGTGAAACATTTTCTCACAATAATTACACTTGTGGGTTTTCTCAGGAGAGTGAGTAGCCATGTGCCTTTAAACACAGATATATTCTGTAAGTGGTTATCATGGGCAAAAAGGTATGTCTTCACTTTTCAAACGGGTAGCTAAACTAGTATGCTATCACATACTTCCCTTCATAATGGATCTGCTTAACTAATATACACCACAGGATAGTTAATACACCTAAATACTGCAAAACTTGAGCCATTTAAGATGCCACTTTAGTGTTGACTGATTTTTAACTATCACTACAAAGCAAACAAGCAAGACTGAACATACTCACGTTAATGTCCATACCCTTTCTTGTTGATATTTCTTTCTACAAATGGAAATTCTACTCTCATTATGCATTTTactcaaaaaaaaccccaaaaacaaaacacactaaTACAATAGTATGTGATTTCGAACACTAAAAGCTAGCCAGTCTAATCTACTTAACATTTCCTCTCTGCAAATCAGCTGAGAAATGtgtatacaaatacatacacTTACAATGGCTTCAAATGGCCAACATAAGAGAAAGTATAATCTGAAAGACAAATAGAGTGTAATACCTTTGTAATTTGTACTTAGAAACAAAGGCCTTGGTGCAGTCTTGTTGTGTGCACTTGTAGGGCCTCTCTCCTGTGTGAGAGTAGGAGTGAACCTTTAATTTCTCAACACTGTTAAAGGCCTTGTCACACAGTTGGCAAGGAAAGTTTTTTCTTGGTTTGGTTTCACCACGCTTACGTTTCCCTGAAGGGACTTTCTGGGTATCTCTTACTTCTGACAAATCACCAGGAATGACAGTGGCCATCGCAGCCTAAACCAGGCCTTCTTGTTGGACACTTGGGAACTGCCCAACTCCACTAAATGATATAGCTTTAGGTGGCTTCTCAAGTTTCATGTGGTcgtaaaagaaagcaaaaagggactggaaaaaaaaataagaaacaactaGTTTGTAACtaaactcaattttttaaaagtttatttgctATGTGATGCTtttgaattaaaaagaaaccataaAATGGATTCAGCTGGTCCCATGTAATATCTGTAGGTTTCTTCATATTTGTCAAAACACATATAAATGCATTGCTCAGAATGAACAGCTTGTACATACCCTGAAATTCTATCTGACAAATACTGTACTTAAGCATAGCAATAGTGATTTCAGGAACTCTCGGGCGGCATCACAATATGACTCTAGAAGCACATTATTTAGCTTTGATTTTCACCAGGGATTAAAAACACAAGTCTGATTGAAGTATAAAAATGTTTCTGCTTCTTTGTGTGTGATTTAAAGGTCATATTAGGAGATTAAGAGATGTATTATGTGCCCTCTATAAACACTGCACAGCTACCTTTATTCACAACCTATTTTGTTTCTGCTTCTTCATGTCTAAAAGTCATCTCAGTATGTGCGCATCAGCTCCAGGCACACGGCATTACAGCAACAAACAGAGGAACACCGAAAACTCTCAGGTACCTTATGAACCACTGAGCCGACAGAAGACTTAAAACTCAGACAGCAGAAGCAGAAAGAGTTGAATGGACCACCTACTGTGAAAATTTACTCTTTCAACCAGTGTCATCATCCTCTATGGAATTTCTGAATCAAGAGTAGAAAGGTTTAATCTTCATAACAAATATTCTTGAAATGGTAAAATCTTTGATACCATGTTAGGTGAAAAACACCATTCCCTGTTATTTTGAGGGAAAtagtttctttaattttcttcttcttttttttaatatcagagaAGGATTATCCTCACTGGGTACATTGAGGTTAGTAGATAAGCTTCCCCAAGAGCTGAATAGATCAGCCTTTGACACACCTGTAACCTGAGTGCAGCACACCTGTTGGGGTTTCTCACAGCACACAATATCTGTGCAAGAACACATCATCACAGAGGTGTTTCAGGTTGGTCAAAGGTGTGTCAGAGTTTCAATTCATTATCAGTGCTGtgagaaagaataaaatgtatatatggtACAGCAAAGagtatgtctttttaaatttaaacatcattaaattgaattaaaatcTACATAGATAAGAGATAAATACAACTGTATTTCTCAGACTAAGATAATCAACTCCTCAAAGAACCAACTAGTATAAGTTAAATGATTCCTCAAGGTTCCTTTTTgtcaaaaaagtatttttatttatttactttatttatttggggtgggggagagaatgggcacaccagggtctccagccactgcaaataaactccagatgcatgcgccaccatgtgcatctggcttacatgggtactggagaattgaacctgggtccttaggctttgcaaacaagcaccttaacttcaaaaacatctcttcagcccctcctcaAAGTTTCTTTACAGTAGTTCAGTGGGGTTATTTTCAAGAGACCACAGAAATGGTAATATCTGCAAACTCTTTCTGATCTTTAAATCAAAAACTTCAATGGGGCTATCCACTACTGATGGACTGGATTTTCCATCAAactgtgtattaaaaaaaaaaagaaaagaaaactaagttTTATATCTCACTTGTGTTTTAGCATTACACTTGACACTTGCCTTTATAAGCTACGTCTATTACTCATTTTCAGAGATTCCAATTATACTTTTATAGGCCTTCTAAATACCTATTTTCTGGGAAAAAATTATGTGTatcttatatatttttgtattttaatgtaCAGGCACCAAGCAAGCAAAATATAGCAATGATCCACTAATTTGACAGAAGCAGTAAAGTATACAGGTAAGTTGTCAAATGTCCTCAGATACAGGTAAGGCCTTTGTATAGTTCAAATTTCAACATAATACTAACAAATTACAACTAGCATCATTAATGCTAACATAATGTGTTCCCCTTGCTGTGAATGTTATGAATCTTAAAGACTTGTTCTTTTCTGGTTATATTCTCATTCAGAAAGCTTCTTTGCCTCCCCCCAAGTCATGTCTAAGCAGCTATTCTGCCATAACTAGTAAACTAGTATAAAAGCATTATGCcatgacaagaaaaaaattaattttcattatttgatTTCCTAACTTGATATTTTCATGCACCTATTTAATTATATACAAGTCAATAATTACCCAATTgcagaatataaaaagaatataaaatatctaaATTTTGGAATATGACTagtgtttgaaaatatttcaaagattGATCATAACTGCCATTATGTTACTAAACCCAATTGTGGTACAGATAATTGCAGTTTGAAAAGCAACTTTCATGTTACTAAAAAAGCATTCAAAGTATACCATAAAACAATATCTCAAATTTGGTTATATTAAAATTGATGACAATCAATATGAGTAATAAATGAATTGCTATTTTTGGATGTACATACTGAGCAATGAAGAACTGCACTGATTTCAAATATTACACTTTTCTAAGACCAGCTGAAAAATTTTCATGGCTGATAATACCTTTATATCATTGCATTGCAGAAATGAAATTAACTTTAGTATAAAGTTGTAAACTTATCGTTAGTTGACCGTACACATAATATGAACATCTACTAAGTGCTTTAAGAGTTGCATGCATGTAATTACAGTGGTTTTTGTTTAATGCATACCTGATTGCAGGTGGAAAAAGCCTCAAACTCTGATCTTAGCCAGTCCCATTAACTCTTCGTGGAAGAGAGTGGAATCCAAACCTTCCCATTTTGGCCAatctatgggaaaaaaaaaaaaaaaaaaaaaagaatggactaCATTCTAAATAGAACTAGTGTGTAAATGATAGAAAATCAAGAACAAAGGAACTGCAATTTCATAGCACATGCTCATATTCCTCTCTACTTATGAAACATGCATTAATTTTTGCCAAATGCTTACTTTTATTTCTCTCAGCACCAAATAATGCAGAAATCAAAAGCAAAATAGGAATATCTACATAAATGACAACATGTGATGCTGAGTGGCTCCCCGCTTGTTTTCTAAATtcaatttaatgttttttattttcaatctAACTTTCCCACCAAGAAAAATGGATATTAGGGTTACTGTTTATAAACTAAGCTAACaaaaatttattataataaatttattataacAGAAGAGACAAACCCTGTTTCTTCCCAGAGAGTGCATCTCGACTGGCATCACAGCACTCCCATCCACACTGTGCATACGAGAGACCGGGGCTTCTCAGAGCCACACTTCTGCTACCTACAGCACCTGACAATTTACACTCAAGAATACTGTAGCATTGTTGGATATAGCCATAACTCTGTGCTGTCTGGATTACAGAGCATGCAAGGGAAATTAAATATAAGATCGGTACAGGAGGAAAGTGTCAGGAAGAAAGCATTGTGTTTTGTGTAAGATCACTGTTGAAAAAATTTGtaaagttatttttcttaaaagtgcTGGTTAGTAGCAATGTGTTAATAATTATTGATCATacaagaaacaggaaaaagaattAGATCCAAAGTAAAAAAGATACAGAATTATACAGAGTACAAGCCATCCAAAGATTAGTAAACTCTGTGTATTTTAACAATGAGTATTCAGAAGTTGTTATTTATAAGAACTTGAGAGGGATAATATAAATCAAACTgttaaacaacaacagcaaaaggaaGCATCACAGGTTAAATACAAATAACTAAAGTTCTAAACACCAAACTAATAATATCACTAAAGATAAAGGTTTCATACTTTGGGGATTTGATATGTTAATAAAGTATTTGATAGAGGACTTCAAGCATCATTACAAAATTACTAAGGGTATATATGAAAccagtattttattattatttaaaaaaaacatttagaccAGTAACTAGTAAAcagtatataaaaaattaaagcaaaagccCCATTTAAATAAGACACAGGGCATGCACAAATGGAGAAATTCTACACAACACATCTTATAGGACGATAAAATGAACTAGAAATGCTCACTTGCCCAACCCCGAGAATGTATTGCATTTCTGATGGGGTAGTTAGGAAAATGAAAGACCATTCTGTGTAGCTTCTAGCTCACAAGTACTGCATACTTTCACCTCTATCACCTCCCTGAGTTCAGTCAACTTGAGAAACAGATGCATTTACTCTTCATCTTTGCCACCTAAGCATTTGATGGTCTCCGTGTGGTCAAGAAGGGGTTTATATTCTCaaattcttatttcatttttactttactGCATTCTTTGACATGAGGAGGTTAGCAAATCAACTACCAAGGGGATAGATTCTGACATGATATGTAGAGGATCAGAAGAGGGGacagtgcaattttttttttttctatgaaggtTGCCAAATAAAACCCACCCCCCAAAGATAAACACAAGACTTAAATTTAACAGACAGTTTGCAGAGCAAATCTTAAATAATCAAGTGTTAAAACAACTGGTTTTTCTATCTGAGTAGATGATATGGGCAGAATTAAATCTAAAACCAAAGCTAGCTAATAAATGAtaaatttgtgtattttttgttaTAAATTTACTGCCTTTCAAATATATTCATGAGATTTTTTAATCTATGCTTACTTCTCAATggcattttataataaaatattttagcatgtaaatattttcatatagtttataagtatgttttttgttttgaaacaagagTATTGGAGATACTCCAATAGCCTACAAATTACCCTTGCTAAGTATCTTATATTCTgaattcaaataataaataaagccatcatttaaatttagtttacttttaaaatatagctCATAAATTATGGTTAATTCCTTTAAGTTTATCTTATGTTAAATTCCTATTTGCTgccaaataattttaaagaattgcTAATTatttctcaaaacaaagaaaatcagaaactgaTTAGAATTATGTGGATTGAcaggagacacacacaaaagtacaGTTTGTATATACATAATTCTAAGATGTTAAGTAGACTTATCTATGAACTCTCTTCTATATGACCAAGAAAAACCTGAAAAAACATACTCAGATTACTGTTCTAAAAAGTCTGGAACAAAACTTACATTCATGTTTCTCTTTTCTACTTATTTTGAAAGCTTATCAAAGATTGGTTACTATGCTGTTCAAGTGATGAAAATTCTTCTCCGCCTTGGCCTGAAGAATTGTGAAAGAAGGTAGAAAACATGCCCATTTTCAGTTGCTCTAAGGTGAGACAGCATTTCAGAATACACTTCCAGTATCTGATGGCACCAAGACAGGCAAATATCCCCCAACCATGGGACAACTTTGAATAGATAGTAACAGTAGCTAAGGGAATATTGTACACTTCTGCACACAGGTTTGTCTTCCTGTGCTTTACTATGCAATAGTATTCCTATAAAATAGTGACTTATACAGAAAAAGAACAAGCAAAATAAATCACACACCAGAGAGTCCACTACAACTAATTCCTATGAGATACCAGGCAAAAAACAGGTCCATATTGAAAATTTCTGTATTCTAAATCCTGCAGTGCTGACAGTTGCTTTGTTAACATATACAAATTTTTATAACTTACCTGTGTTaataattctttcatttttaagtcAAACAGGTTTTGTAAAGACAAATGCTATCAACTATTAATTCTTGATTCTTCCTTATAGTAACCATAACAAAACATTAGTACACAATTCAGAAAAACAGTAACATTggattaaaacattttccataggGAGTAAAAAAGGTAGATCATAAAATGAAACTTACCAGTTGATAATATCTTAATTCATATATGAAACACTACTAGAGATGTCAATAATATGAAAAAAACTAACCAGATTACATAAACTGAAGATATTCTGAAGAAAGCACAATAGTACATGTAGAACActtcttaaacaacaacaacttcCTTGATCCTGGACAGTAACTTGGAAGTTCTTACAGACACTTCCATAAGTCTGTAAAATCCCTTATTAGTGAATAAAAAACTATCTTGCAATTATAAAAACTTAAGAGAGCATGGACAATCAGCTGTAGGCAGCTCAGGGGCAGAGTCATGTCAGTTTTATTCACTGCTGTTTCCCACAAATGGCAGGAATATAACTGTTGAATGaaggagaaaaattaaaatagagcaAGTGTTTATCACCAACATAATGACCTACAAGCTTGCTCACTATGACAGCAGACATAAGACAGAAAATGTGTATTCAAGTCAAAGATAATATAGTATGGAAACATTTGGTCCAACACATTGAAGAAGCCAACAGAAAGAGGCATTCTGTTGAAATTTAGTACCTATTTGAAAACTATGAGGTTAAGAGATAGCAATTATAATAATAAAGAGCTGTTTAAAATACTCATTTTGCTTCTGACAGAAAGAAAACTAGCATGCTTTTACTGATGATATTATTTAGGAATAAGCACGAGCAGACAGCATCAACCAAGCCCCACtcaataaaaatttctaaatggAAAACATGCCTAAGACCTGTGTTGGTATGTGGCACGAAGCAGGAAAGACGGCAAGACATCTGGGTGGGGTTGCTGAACTctacagggaaagaaagaagccagagagCCCACTGAGAAGCAGGCAACACAGCAAGGAGGTTCATTGACTCacctgaattctaggtcctcagaGAGCTCAATACCTCAAGCATGGAAAACTACAGTACTTTGTTTTCTAAACGAGATGCCATAAATCAATACTTCAGTAAAGAATCAGGATGCCTTTTCTGAATtactgtatttgtttttttttccaactcaTTTTGAAGCAATTCATTAAAATATGGCTCTAggacaatcttttttaaaaatttactacaAAATTGGCCTTCCTTGTATCTAGAAAAATCTTAAATGTAATATAGAATAAAATACTAGAGAAGCGAGAGGACACAGCCCATCTTTTTGTTCTTAAGAATAGCTAAGAAAATGTCAAGGAATTTTAAAGCTGACATTCCAAAGTTACCAGAAATCTGAGAGTCAGTTTTCCTCATCACGGATGCAGTGAGGACACTGCTTCCAGTCCAGGTACTCTCTAGAGGACTCACCCAGAACCCGAGGTTCTTGATGAAGACAGAAGTCAAGCAACAGTGATCTTCCAactcacacacactttcccttAGTGTTTATTTTATACAGCAGAAATGCCATGGTGAGTTAAAGaggctttttttctcttttaaaactcTCTCTTAATGATGACTAACTTAGAAGCCAgcattacatttaaaattttgtgtatggGGGTTCTCATGATTGTATATTCTTATGAAACTAAACACCACAGAGTAGATgggggtatttttgttttgttcatgtaGGGCAATTAGTATTTGCAAACAGGAAATGAGAGAATTGtgcaaaagaaaagcaatgaTGTCTGAGAGTCAAAGAGCTGCcactaaaacaatgtaaaggaGTGTCTAATCAACattttaactaaaatattttgtagACTTTAAAACAATGGTATACCACATtttcaagagatggcttagtggttaaagcgtttccctgcaaagccaaaggatccccatttgattctccaggacccatgtaagccagatgcacaagggggcacatggacctggacttcatttgcagaggctggaggccctggcatgcctattctctccctcttcctgtccctctccctccctctcacccttttgctctctctcaaataaataaatgaataaaatatatttaaaaagtacttgTGCTCTAACTACACCAGGAAGCAGGTCACCCATAGGGCTTGTCTCCCAAACTGTGATTAGTGCTGTTCCTTATTACCACTGTCTCCTTCAGTTCCAGGGGGTACAAGGCTAGGCGAAAATATGTACCAAAATACATTGTAAGGCCTTAAACTTTTGGAGAACAAACTTTCATTCGTATATGGGTGAATGCCTAATATAATTAAATCACAAAATGTAAATAGTCCAGACCTCATATTTGAACCAAATCTTTGGAAattcaaagaaaaaggaagaaaacccaTGTGATATAAGTAAGGAAATTTTTGCTCAATTATAAAAACTCATACAGAGGATTACTTTTAAGACATCTCAAAGTAATGTGCACTTCTACCACAGATCTGTGCTAGATGAGGCAGGACAGGGAGGCACAAATGCTGTCTCATGTCCACATTGATGCTCAAGGAGCCCAGAAACCCCTCAGATAAGGCTCTGCACATGCCACCAACCTGTTCTCCCTGCATGATGCCCGTTGATTCCCACATAACAGAAGGTAAATAGGATCAGTTCTAAGCAAAATTGTCCATATATCTGATACATGTATTCCTAATTCCAGTTGTGTGACCATGAACTTGAAAATCTTCCCTCTCTGATCTTTTACCTCTGAAGTCTACCAGTCACCCTTGTATTCCCATCACCCGGGCCCATGTCCTGCTTATAGTAGAAACTTGCTATTTGTTGAAAAGATTTTTAGTCCCTTTAAGGGATGTTCAGAAATGAAAGGAAGCAGGGAAGCATGTTATAAGGCTCTGGAAACCTCAAGGTGGTTATAAAGCAAGCTCAGAAGACAAACACAATATAATCAAATGGTTAGTGAGCTTTGGCACAGGGATAGGAACTTAGGTGCACAACATAGCCCTTCAATCTCATACTGCTGACCCAGGCAAGCAGCTTCTACTAGGCAGGCCTTCAAAGCTAGGGGACTTAGGCACATGCTACTCAGAGACCAGATGTGTGTGAAGACAAACCTAGTCAACATTCAGTGGACCTTTATTTCCAGAAATTGCCTTCAGATGTTCTGTCCCAGTAATTCTGTAAGCACATGTATTCTGAATTGATCATTATTTATTGTTTAGAAATTAACACCGAGGTTCTATGGGAAGGAAAATGGTATAAAGCAAAATTCCAAATCTTTGAAGAGGATGGTTTTAATGTGCAATTAAAATGGTAACAACATAGAAAATATCAGAGAAAAATTTTAACTGATTACAGATAGGAGAAAAAGTAGAAAATCTGCATAGTTGGAGTACGGTTTGGTAAAAATAAGTCTTTGTCCTTTccctatctaataaaaaatagctTCATTAAAAACAGTTTGGAAGCTACAATGaagtggaaaaagaaaatctacaaTCCACAACACTAAAACAACTAGCATCTttttacttcaaaaatatttgtagaagct contains:
- the Plag1 gene encoding zinc finger protein PLAG1 isoform X2: MATHSPEKTHKCNYCEKMFHRKDHLKNHLHTHDPNKETFKCEECGKNYNTKLGFKRHLALHAATSGDLTCKVCLQTFESTGVLLEHLKSHAGKSSGGVKEKKHQCEHCDRRFYTRKDVRRHMVVHTGRKDFLCQYCAQRFGRKDHLTRHMKKSHNQELLKVKTEPVDFLDPFTCNVSVPIKDELLPVMSLPSSELLSKPFTNTLQLNLYNTPFQSMQSSGSAHQMITTLPLGMTCPIDMDAVHPSHHLSFKYPFSSTSYAISIPEKEQPLKGEIESYLMELQGGVPSSSQDSQASSSKLGLEPQSGSLDDGTGDLSLSKSSISISDPINTPALDFSQLFNFIPLNGPPYNPLSVGSLGMSYSQDEAHSSVSQLPQQAQDLQDPANTVGLGSLHSLSAAFTSSLSTSTTLPRFHQAFQ
- the Plag1 gene encoding zinc finger protein PLAG1 isoform X1, which encodes MATVIPGDLSEVRDTQKVPSGKRKRGETKPRKNFPCQLCDKAFNSVEKLKVHSYSHTGERPYKCTQQDCTKAFVSKYKLQRHMATHSPEKTHKCNYCEKMFHRKDHLKNHLHTHDPNKETFKCEECGKNYNTKLGFKRHLALHAATSGDLTCKVCLQTFESTGVLLEHLKSHAGKSSGGVKEKKHQCEHCDRRFYTRKDVRRHMVVHTGRKDFLCQYCAQRFGRKDHLTRHMKKSHNQELLKVKTEPVDFLDPFTCNVSVPIKDELLPVMSLPSSELLSKPFTNTLQLNLYNTPFQSMQSSGSAHQMITTLPLGMTCPIDMDAVHPSHHLSFKYPFSSTSYAISIPEKEQPLKGEIESYLMELQGGVPSSSQDSQASSSKLGLEPQSGSLDDGTGDLSLSKSSISISDPINTPALDFSQLFNFIPLNGPPYNPLSVGSLGMSYSQDEAHSSVSQLPQQAQDLQDPANTVGLGSLHSLSAAFTSSLSTSTTLPRFHQAFQ